A section of the Xiphias gladius isolate SHS-SW01 ecotype Sanya breed wild chromosome 8, ASM1685928v1, whole genome shotgun sequence genome encodes:
- the ddx11 gene encoding ATP-dependent DNA helicase DDX11 yields MENGRAQFPFPYQPYNIQEQFMQALYSALDLGRVGIFESPTGTGKSLSLICGALSWLTDYEERRRQEAAALLHEGEAALSRSTAQTLTTSSSEEPDWITDFVQKKAERDLVTKLKEEELKRKKREERLEMIRNNVQLKYAIKRKSCEDDEAFKLLQLSKEEQTETQGDQEDEELIIAEYESDDESKSKSRFCGPEDDEDDELIEVHVTKIYYCSRTHSQLAQFVHEVQKSPFSKDISLVTLGSRQNLCVNEEVRRLGSIQRINDRCMEMQKNKHEKQNCEEGVKRKRGPAKSVCPFNKASALQQMRDEVLGAIHDIEQLLKLGRETHSCPYYATRLAIPTAQLVVLPYQMVLHEATRRAAGVQLKGQVVIIDEAHNLSDTLSCIHSAELTGAQLCRAHSQLTQYADRYKSRLKAKNLMYIKQILFVIEGLVRVLGGKVGPNPQNQTTQTATEVLTINNFLFKAQIDNINLFKLQKYFEKSMISRKLGGFVEKYAGSGVSLHTQSSSNKENRRTEGLNRYLQTLQTNQSAAPVSSAAQQGSSEAEKVLSASPMMQVEGFFMALTNSNTDGRVVVHRQGTLSGGSVKFLLLNPAVHFAQVLKECRAVIIAGGTMQPVSDFKQELLFSAGVGEERITEFSCGHVIPPENILPIVLCSGPSGQELDFTFQNRDSPRMMDETGRILSNICNVVPGGVVCFFPSYEYSRRIISHWEASGALTRLANKKKIFQEPKKANQVEQVLSEFTRCIQRCALDSSGLTGALLFSVVGGKMSEGINFSDDLGRCVVMVGMPYPNIKSPELQEKISYLDKHLPQSGGRSPGQALIENLCMKAVNQSIGRAIRHRGDYSSIVLCDRRYSRPATLSKLPTWIKDRTNTYTTFGPAFAALRKFFQEKKQKQV; encoded by the exons ATGGAGAACGGCAGGGCCCAATTTCCATTTCCCTACCAGCCCTATAACATCCAGGAGCAGTTCATGCAAGCATTGTACAGTGCACTTGACCTGGGCAGAGTTGGCATCTTTGAAAGTCCTACTGGaacg GGCAAGTCTCTGAGTCTGATATGTGGAGCTCTGAGCTGGCTCACAGActatgaggagaggaggagacaggaggcaGCTGCCCTGCTGCATGAAGGAGAAGCCGCTCTTTCCAGGTCTACTGCTCAGACCCTCACTACCAGCTCCTCAGAAGAGCCTGACTGGATCACTGATTTTGTTCAAAAAAAGGCTGAACGTGATTTGGTTACAAAGTTGAAG GAGGAAGaattgaaaagaaagaagagggaagaacGGTTAGAAATGATCAGAAACAACGTCCAACTAAAGTATGCTATCAAAAGAAAG AGCTGTGAGGATGACGAGGCATTCAAGTTGCTCCAACTCAGTAAAGAAGAACAAACGGAGACACAAGGAGATCAAGAGGATGAGGAGCTTATCATTGCAGAATATGAGAGTGATGATGAGTCAAAGAGTAAAAGCAG ATTCTGTGGTcctgaagatgatgaagatgacgaACTCATCGAAGTACATGTCActaag ATTTACTACTGCAGTCGCACTCACTCCCAGCTGGCCCAATTTGTCCATGAGGTTCAAAAGAGCCCCTTCAGCAAGGACATCAGTCTGGTCACACTGGGCTCACGGCaa AATTTGTGTGTCAATGAGGAGGTGCGTCGCCTGGGCAGCATCCAGCGCATTAATGACCGCTGCATggagatgcagaaaaacaaacatg AGAAGCAGAATTGTGAAGAGGGCGTGAAGCGTAAGCGAGGCCCAGCAAAGAGTGTGTGTCCCTTTAATAAAGCTTCAGCACTGCAGCAGATGAGGGATGAAGTTCTGGGGGCCATCCACGACATAGAGCAGCTGCTGAAGCTGGGCAGGGAAACGCATTCATGTCCTTACTACGCCACACGCCTCGCTATTCCCACTGCACAG TTGGTAGTGTTGCCCTATCAGATGGTGCTTCATGAAGCTACAAGAAGGGCAGCAGGGGTCCAGCTGAAGGGACAG gtgGTGATCATAGACGAAGCTCACAATCTTAGTGACACACTCTCCTGTATACATAGTGCAGAGCTGACTGGAGCACAG CTCTGCCGTGCTCACTCCCAGCTCACCCAGTATGCTGACCGCTATAA GAGCAGACTGAAGGCAAAGAACCTGATGTACATCAAACAGATTCTGTTTGTTATTGAAGGGCTTGTCCGTGTGCTGGGAG GAAAGGTGGGGCCGAATCCACAGAACCAGACTACACAAACAG CAACAGAGGTGCTTACCATTAACAACTTCCTCTTCAAGGCTCAGATCGACAATATCAACTTGTTTAAG ttacagaaatattttgagAAGAGCATGATCAGCAGAAAA CTGGGTGGCTTTGTGGAGAAGTATGCAGGGTCAGGTGTGAGTCTGCACACTCAGAGCAGCTCCAACAAAGAGAACCGACGCACAGAGGGCTTAAACCGCTACCTTCAAACACTGCAGACCAACCAGAGCGCTGCACCAG TTTCTTCAGCAGCCCAGCAGGGGTcttcagaggcagagaaagtgcTATCTGCGTCTCCCATGATGCAGGTGGAGGGTTTCTTTATGGCTCTCACCAACAGCAACACTGATGGCagagtggtggtgcacagaCAAG GTACTTTGTCAGGAGGCAGTGTCAAGTTCCTGCTGTTGAATCCAGCAGTCCACTTTGCCCAGGTGCTGAAGGAGTGCAGAGCAGTCATCATTGCAGGAGGAACCATGCAGCCT GTTTCAGACTTCAAACAAGAGCTACTGTTTTCTGCCGGAGTGGGAGAGGAGCGCATCACTGAGTTTTCCTGTG GTCACGTAATTCCTCCCGAGAACATTCTTCCCATTGTCTTGTGCAGCGGTCCATCTGGTCAGGAGCTGGATTTTACTTTCCAAAATAGAGACTCTCCACGCATG ATGGATGAGACAGGGCGCATTCTCTCCAACATTTGTAACGTGGTGCCAGGAGGGGTCGTGTGTTTCTTCCCATCTTACGAGTACTCGAGGCGGATCATTTCTCACTGGGAGGCCAGCGGTGCTCTGACTCGCCTGGCTAACAAGAAGAAG ATCTTCCAGGAGCCAAAGAAGGCCAACCAGGTAGAGCAGGTGCTGAGTGAGTTCACCCGTTGTATCCAG AGGTGTGCTCTGGACAGCAGTGGACTCACAGGGGCGTTACTGTTCTCTGTGGTTGGAGGAAAGATGAGTGAGGGCATCAATTTCTCTGATGATTTGGGCAG GTGTGTGGTGATGGTGGGAATGCCGTATCCCAACATTAAATCCCCAGAGCTACAGGAAAAGATATCCTATCTGGACAAACACCTG cctcaGAGTGGAGGGAGGAGCCCTGGCCAAGCACTGATAGAAAACCTCTGCATGAAGGCTGTCAATCAGTCCATAG GAAGAGCTATCCGTCACCGTGGCGACTATTCCTCCATTGTCCTATGTGACAGACGTTACTCCAGACCCGCTACGCTCTCTAAACTGCCCACATGGATCAAAGATCGcaccaacacatacacaactTTCGGCCCTGCTTTTGCTGCCTTGAGGAAG ttcttccaggaaaaaaagcagaagcagGTGTAG
- the wash1 gene encoding WASH complex subunit 1, with protein sequence MVRMTQKHSLEGQVYSVPLIQPDLRREEAVHQIADALLYLETISTDIFRRVSESVEKNRRQLQSVTDRIRLAQARVDKIKGSKKATKVFSSAKYPAPDRLQDYSSIFTGATDPSSQTRPRHRIQNKLRPFDEKALQEKLMYFPVCVGNKKKSEDETEEGLGSLPRNISSVSSLLLFNTTENLYKKYVFLDPLAGAVTKTHTTLETEKEEKPFDAPLSITKREQLERQTAESYFYVPDLGEVPEIDVPSYLPDLPGIADDLSYSADLGPGFAPSGPTHNIPELPSFSEESNVPESQLQPNAPPPPPPPPPPPPPEPALASATPAGAPPPPPPPPPPPVDSPAEVSRAPSSGPVSGAPSEVVQPSDSRASLLESIRNAGGIGKAKLRNVKERKMEKKKQKEQEQAVGAASSGGDFMSDLFNKLAMRRKGISGKGPAGGELSDAPAGTSGAFARMSDVIPPLPAPQSTTDDDDWEA encoded by the exons ATGGTCAG GATGACCCAGAAGCACAGCCTGGAAGGCCAGGTGTACTCCGTGCCCCTCATCCAACCAGacctgaggagagaggaggctgtCCATCAGATAGCAGATGCATTACTCTACTTGGAGACCATCTCTACGGATATTTTCAGAAG GGTGTCTGAGAGTGTAGAGAAGAACCGCCGCCAGCTGCAGAGCGTCACTGACCGGATCAGACTAGCTCAGGCCCGTGTCGACAAGATCAAAGGAAGTAAGAAGGCCACCAAG gTTTTCTCCAGTGCCAAGTACCCGGCCCCAGATCGACTTCAGGACTACTCATCTATCTTCACTGGGGCTACAGACCCCTCCTCACAAACCCGTCCTCGCCACAGGATACAGAACAAACTTCGACCCTTTGATGAGAAGGCCTTGCAG GAGAAGTTAATGTATTTCCCAGTGTGTGTGGGCAATAAAAAGAAGTCTGAGGACGAGACGGAGGAGGGTCTGGGAAGTCTGCCACGCAACATCTCATCTGTCAGCTCCCTGTTGCTCTTTAATACCACAGAGAACCT atataaGAAGTATGTGTTCCTTGATCCTCTGGCGGGAGCAGTGACTAAAACCCACACAACactagagacagaaaaagaagagaaaccGTTTGACGCTCCACTGTCCATTACTAAGAGAGAACAACTGGAAAGACAG ACGGCAGAGAGTTATTTCTATGTGCCAGACCTGGGTGAGGTGCCTGAGATAGATGTGCCGTCCTACTTGCCTGACCTGCCAGGCATAGCCGATGACCTGTCCTACAGCGCAGACCTCGGGCCTGGCTTCGCCCCATCAGGACCCACACACAACATCCCTGAGCTGCCCTCCTTCTCTGAAGAGAGCAATGTACCAg AATCTCAGCTCCAGCCTAatgctccacctcctccaccaccccctcctcctcctcctcctcctgagccTGCCCTCGCTTCTGCTACTCCCGCAGGagctccccctcctccaccccctccaccccctcctccagTTGACAGCCCCGCAGAAGTCTCTCGAGCACCAAGTTCAG GTCCTGTGTCTGGTGCTCCCAGCGAGGTGGTTCAGCCGTCAGACAGCCGTGCCAGTCTGCTGGAGTCCATCCGCAACGCCGGAGGCATTGGCAAAGCCAAGTTACGCAACGTTAAAGAGCgcaagatggagaagaagaaacagaaggagCAAGAGCAAG CAGTGGGAGCAGCATCTAGTGGTGGAGACTTTATGTCTGATCTCTTCAATAAACTTGCCATGCGAAGGAAAG GAATATCTGGTAAGGGTCCTGCAGGTGGTGAGTTAAGTGACGCTCCCGCTGGTACCAGCGGCGCATTTGCCAGGATGTCAGATGTCATCCCACCACTTCCTGCCCCACAATCGACAACAGACGATGACGACTGGGAAGCATAA